TTCATTTGACAGATTTAAAGTTGGAGAAGGAATCGAAAGAGAAGAAGTAGATTTTGCTGCTGAAGTAGCTGCACAAATTTCTGGAAATTAGTTTTACTATAAGGGGAATAATCCCCTTATTTTTTCGCAAATTTTTAAATAATTACTTTTATTTAATACGAAACCCTGTTTAAATAACGAATTTATTACAAACTTTTTAATGAGGATATAAACCTTTACTGCAAGATAAGGATTTGCGGCAATGAGCAATCCTACGAAAATAAAAAAGAAAAAAGTTGAATGAATTATGAATTAGCTATTGAACAATTCTATTATAAAAATTTATTCTGATTTTTAAACGGTGTTTAGTGTAACTTATAAAATTTATGGAGGTTCCTATAATGCTTAAATATAAAAGAATATTATTAAAACTGAGTGGAGAGGCGCTTGCAGGGAACAAGGAATTTGGTTTTTCAAATGAAGTGCTTGAAAGTTTTGCAAAACAGATAAAGGATGTACATGAAAAAGGTGTACAAATTGCTATTGTTATCGGCGGTGGAAATATTTTCCGTGGGATAAGCGGGATGGAAAAAGGCTTTGACAGAGTGACTGGAGATACGATGGGAATGCTTGCAACAATTATGAATGGACTTGCATTGCAAAATGCAATTGAAAGCATAGGAGTACCAACGAGAGTTATGACAGCACTTCAAATGCCGCAGGTAGCTGAACTTTATATCAGACGTAAAGCAATAAGACATCTGGAGAAAGGAAGAGTTGTTATTTTTGCAGGTGGAACAAGCAATCCTTATTTTACTACAGATTCTTCAGGAGCGCTAAGAGCTGTGGAAATTCAGGCAGATGTACTTGCGAAAGGTACAAAGGTTGATGGAATTTATGATAAAGATCCGATGAAATTTGATGATGCTGTAAGATACGATACAGTAACTTTTGATGAAGCTATTTCAAAAAATCTTGGAGTAATGGATACAGCGGCACTTTCACTATGTAGGGAAAATCATATGCCGATAGTGGTGTTTAACGCTTTGGAAGAAGGAAATATATTAAAAATGGCTCAAGGCGATAATATAGGAACAACTGTAAAAAAATAATTGACGGAAAATATAATTTGATATAAAATATTTTAATAAAAAATAAAAAGGTGGTAAAAATGTTAGACGCAATTTTAAAAGAAGCTGAAGAAAAAATGCAAAAATCTGTAGAAAATACAAAAACAAAATTTTCTCATGTAAGAGCTGGACGTGCGAGCGTTTCAATGCTTGATGGAGTAACTGTGGAGGCTTATGGTTCTGCTACCCCACTTAATCAAGTTGGAACAGTTTCAGCTCCAGAAGCTAGATTATTGGTAATTGATCCTTGGGACAAATCATTAATTCCAGCAATTGAAAAAACGATTTTACAGGCAAACTTAGGATTTAATCCGTCAAATGATGGGAAAATCATTAGACTTGTAGTACCAGAACTTACAGAAGACCGTAGAAAAGAATATGTAAAAATGGTAAAGAAAGAAGCTGAAGAAGGAAAAGTCGCAATTAGAAACGTGAGAAAAGAAGTAAATAATAAATTAAGAAAGCTTGAAAAAGACAGTGAAATCACAGAAGATGAATTGAAATCAAGTGAAGAAAAAGTACAAAAATCAACTGATAAATTTATCGCACAAGTTGACGATGCCTTGAGTAAAAAAGAAAAAGAATTGTTGACAGTTTAATTTTTAGAAAAGAATTTATGAAGGCAATAAAAATAGGGAATTATGTCTAATTTTGTTAGAATTAGAACAGTTCCCTTTTTACATTTTTTATGCTTTAATTAATACTTGATATTTATCTTCATTTAATACTATTTCCCATTTAAATAGCAGAAATCAGAAAATTCATGGAATTAAAGATTTTTTTTATAAGGATCAAATCAATTATTCTAGAATTTTATTGCTATTTTTTTAATGGTGTTTAGTAGAAAAATATTATTTCCAAAATAATTTATCAAATAATGTTTTTCGAGGTGGTATTCCATCAAGTTTAGCTCCATTCCTAATCCAGTATGTTTTTTTGGAAATATCATAAAGAGGCTTGTCTGCTAGACTGTCAGAGTAAAATTTTATGATTTCGTACTCAAAATCATTTTGTTTTGCCCATTCATTCAATTTTTTTACTTTTTCATCGCCTTTATTATTTTCTCCATCAATTTTGGCAATGAAAGTTTCCTTGTTGTCGTTTACAAAATTTGTGCCAAAGACTTTGTCGTAGCCAAGTGACAATAAAAATTTTTCTATTAGGAATAATGGGCTTGCTGAAGACACAATAACCATTTCGCATTCTTTTTTGTTTTTTTCCAGCTCATCTTTTATCCACGGATAAATTTTATGTTTTTTTGTTTCCCAGAAATCTGCAACTAATTTTTCAATTTCTTCTGTTGAATGACTTTCTAAAAATTCAAAATATCTTTCTTTTAATGTAGTCAAATTTATTATCTTTATTAGATAAAAAAGTAAATCCTTTGAATATTTTATCAAAAATAAAATAGATTTTAGTGGATATTTTTTTAAATAAAATGTGGAAAAATTAACACCAGTTTCTCCATCGTAGATTGTCTTGTCAAAATCATAAACTATAATTTTTTTTTTCATTAATTAACTCTCTTTCTCTGATTATATTCATTTAAAATCAATGTTTGATATACAGTTAAGTTTCAGCAGATTTATTAAAATTTTTGCATAGAAAATTCCAATGTTTTTCCGTACAAAACATATTTTGTATTTTGTAATTCTTTAATATTTTTTGCATTTAAGGCGCACATTATCATTTTGCATTCAGTTTTCCAGTTTTCCACAATTTTGATTATGCTTTCAACATCATATTTTACAACTAATTCTAAAATCGTTCTGGAAAGGCCGACAGCCTTTGCTCCCAAAACTAAGCATTTTATCATATCCAGGGGATTTCTTACCCCGCCACTTGCGATAATTTCCACTTTGTCGGTATAATCTTTTAAATTTAAAAGGCAGGAAACAGTAGTCTGTCCCCAGTTATTTAGGTAATCAAGGCTATTTTCACGTCGCATATTTTCAATAAAGGCAAAACTTGTGCCACCCCGTCCGCTTATGTCAAAAGTTTTTATTCCCAGCTTAATTCCCTGTTTTATGGTATTTTCTGTCATTCCAAATCCAACTTCTTTTAAAATAATTGGAATTTCTATATTTTGGACAAATTCTTTTAAATTGTTTTCCCATTCGTTAAAGTTTCGGCTGCCTTCTGGCATAATTAATTCCTGCATTAGATTTACGTGAACTTGTAAAAATAATGGGTTTAGAGCCTTTATAGCGGCAATTCCAGCTGTATAATTTTTATCAATTCCAATATTTGTGGCAAGCTGTAGATCTGGATTTTCCTTTTTTACAATATTAAATGAATCATCATCAGAATTTTTTAGAGCGGCGCTATATGAGCCTGTTACGAAGAGTAAATTGCATTCATTTGCAACTTTTGCCAATTTTTGATTAATTTTTTTCGCATTTTCACTTCCGCCTGTAATTGCGTTAATAAAAAATGGAAATTCA
This is a stretch of genomic DNA from Leptotrichia hofstadii. It encodes these proteins:
- a CDS encoding HAD family hydrolase, which codes for MKKKIIVYDFDKTIYDGETGVNFSTFYLKKYPLKSILFLIKYSKDLLFYLIKIINLTTLKERYFEFLESHSTEEIEKLVADFWETKKHKIYPWIKDELEKNKKECEMVIVSSASPLFLIEKFLLSLGYDKVFGTNFVNDNKETFIAKIDGENNKGDEKVKKLNEWAKQNDFEYEIIKFYSDSLADKPLYDISKKTYWIRNGAKLDGIPPRKTLFDKLFWK
- the frr gene encoding ribosome recycling factor; amino-acid sequence: MLDAILKEAEEKMQKSVENTKTKFSHVRAGRASVSMLDGVTVEAYGSATPLNQVGTVSAPEARLLVIDPWDKSLIPAIEKTILQANLGFNPSNDGKIIRLVVPELTEDRRKEYVKMVKKEAEEGKVAIRNVRKEVNNKLRKLEKDSEITEDELKSSEEKVQKSTDKFIAQVDDALSKKEKELLTV
- the fni gene encoding type 2 isopentenyl-diphosphate Delta-isomerase, which encodes MKNRKDDHIKYALEHESDYNSFDDVELIHSSIPKYNLDEIDLSTHFASHDFEFPFFINAITGGSENAKKINQKLAKVANECNLLFVTGSYSAALKNSDDDSFNIVKKENPDLQLATNIGIDKNYTAGIAAIKALNPLFLQVHVNLMQELIMPEGSRNFNEWENNLKEFVQNIEIPIILKEVGFGMTENTIKQGIKLGIKTFDISGRGGTSFAFIENMRRENSLDYLNNWGQTTVSCLLNLKDYTDKVEIIASGGVRNPLDMIKCLVLGAKAVGLSRTILELVVKYDVESIIKIVENWKTECKMIMCALNAKNIKELQNTKYVLYGKTLEFSMQKF
- the pyrH gene encoding UMP kinase, with translation MLKYKRILLKLSGEALAGNKEFGFSNEVLESFAKQIKDVHEKGVQIAIVIGGGNIFRGISGMEKGFDRVTGDTMGMLATIMNGLALQNAIESIGVPTRVMTALQMPQVAELYIRRKAIRHLEKGRVVIFAGGTSNPYFTTDSSGALRAVEIQADVLAKGTKVDGIYDKDPMKFDDAVRYDTVTFDEAISKNLGVMDTAALSLCRENHMPIVVFNALEEGNILKMAQGDNIGTTVKK